One window of Neptuniibacter halophilus genomic DNA carries:
- the dnaK gene encoding molecular chaperone DnaK: MGKIIGIDLGTTNSCVSILDGDSAKVIENAEGDRTTPSIIAYTDDDEILVGQPAKRQAVTNPNNTLFAIKRLIGRRFKDDVVQKDIKMVPYKIIEADNGDAWVEVKGQKMAAPQISAEVLKKMKKTAEDYLGEAVTEAVVTVPAYFNDAQRQATKDAGKIAGLEVKRIINEPTAAALAYGMDKSKGDKTIAVYDLGGGTFDISIIEIAEVDGEHQFEVLSTNGDTFLGGEDFDLRLIEYLADEFKKESGIDLHNDPLALQRLKEAAEKAKVELSSAQQTDVNLPYITADATGPKHLNVKITRAKLESLVEELVIRSLEPCKIALQDSDLSASEIDEVILVGGQTRMPLVQKKVAEFFGKEARKDVNPDEAVAMGAAIQGAVLAGDVKDVLLLDVTPLTLGIETMGGVATPLIDKNTTIPTKKSQIFSTADDNQGAVTIHVVQGERKQAAQNKSLGRFDLADIPPAPRGVPQIEVTFDLDANGILNVSAQDKATGKQQSIVIKASSGLSDDEIDQMVRDAESHAEEDKKFEELTTARNQGDAMVHSAKKTIEEAGDKATDEEKAAVEAAIAELEEALKGDDKEAIEAKTTALTEAISGVAQKMYAEAAQQAEAEQAAGGAEQQAGGNDDAVDAEFEEVKDDKK; encoded by the coding sequence ATGGGTAAAATCATCGGTATTGACCTGGGAACCACCAACTCTTGTGTTTCCATTCTGGACGGTGACAGCGCGAAGGTAATTGAAAACGCAGAGGGTGATCGTACTACCCCTTCAATTATCGCGTACACGGATGACGACGAGATTCTGGTAGGTCAGCCTGCCAAGCGTCAGGCGGTAACTAACCCTAACAACACACTGTTTGCGATCAAGCGTCTGATCGGTCGTCGTTTCAAAGACGATGTGGTTCAGAAAGATATCAAAATGGTGCCGTACAAAATTATCGAGGCAGACAACGGTGATGCCTGGGTTGAGGTAAAAGGCCAGAAAATGGCTGCGCCTCAGATCTCCGCAGAAGTTCTGAAGAAGATGAAGAAAACTGCAGAAGATTACCTGGGTGAAGCGGTGACTGAAGCGGTTGTAACCGTACCGGCTTACTTCAACGATGCGCAGCGTCAGGCAACTAAAGATGCCGGTAAGATTGCGGGTCTGGAAGTTAAACGTATCATCAACGAGCCAACCGCTGCGGCACTGGCTTACGGTATGGACAAGTCCAAAGGTGATAAAACCATCGCGGTTTACGACCTGGGTGGTGGTACCTTCGATATCTCTATCATTGAGATCGCTGAAGTCGATGGTGAGCACCAGTTCGAAGTACTGTCTACCAACGGTGATACTTTCCTCGGTGGTGAAGACTTCGACCTGCGTCTGATCGAATATCTGGCAGACGAGTTCAAGAAAGAGTCTGGTATCGATCTGCACAACGATCCGCTGGCTCTGCAGCGTCTGAAAGAAGCGGCTGAGAAAGCGAAGGTTGAACTGTCTTCTGCGCAGCAGACGGATGTTAACCTGCCGTACATTACTGCAGATGCGACCGGTCCTAAGCACCTGAACGTTAAGATCACCCGTGCGAAACTGGAATCTCTGGTTGAAGAACTGGTTATCCGCTCTCTGGAGCCTTGTAAGATTGCTCTGCAGGATTCTGATCTGAGCGCGTCTGAGATCGACGAAGTGATTCTGGTGGGTGGTCAGACCCGTATGCCACTGGTACAGAAAAAAGTGGCAGAGTTCTTCGGTAAAGAAGCACGTAAAGACGTTAACCCGGATGAAGCGGTAGCCATGGGTGCTGCGATTCAGGGTGCGGTACTGGCCGGTGACGTTAAAGACGTTCTGCTGCTGGACGTAACGCCTCTGACACTGGGTATCGAAACCATGGGTGGTGTTGCAACGCCGCTGATCGATAAGAACACTACGATTCCTACCAAGAAATCGCAGATCTTCTCGACAGCAGATGACAATCAGGGCGCGGTAACAATCCACGTTGTACAGGGTGAGCGTAAGCAGGCTGCACAGAATAAATCTCTGGGCCGTTTCGATCTGGCTGACATCCCGCCAGCACCGCGTGGTGTTCCACAGATCGAAGTAACCTTCGACCTGGATGCCAACGGTATCCTGAACGTATCCGCTCAGGATAAGGCAACGGGTAAACAGCAGTCTATCGTGATCAAGGCGTCCTCCGGTCTGAGCGATGACGAGATCGACCAGATGGTTCGCGATGCTGAGTCTCACGCAGAAGAAGATAAGAAATTCGAAGAGCTGACCACTGCCCGTAACCAGGGTGATGCAATGGTTCACTCTGCGAAGAAGACAATCGAAGAAGCGGGTGACAAGGCGACTGATGAAGAGAAAGCTGCAGTAGAAGCAGCGATTGCTGAACTGGAAGAAGCCCTTAAGGGTGACGACAAAGAGGCAATCGAAGCGAAAACTACAGCGCTGACCGAAGCGATCTCCGGCGTTGCTCAGAAGATGTACGCTGAAGCAGCACAGCAGGCGGAAGCCGAGCAGGCTGCAGGCGGTGCTGAACAGCAGGCTGGCGGTAACGACGACGCAGTTGACGCAGAGTTTGAAGAAGTTAAAGACGACAAAAAATAA
- the dnaJ gene encoding molecular chaperone DnaJ has product MSKRDYYEVLGVSRDSSDRDIKKAFRRMAMKYHPDRNPDDKESEDKFKEVNEAYEVLSDAQKKAAYDQYGHAGVDPNMRGGHGGGFEGNFSDIFGDVFGDIFGGGGGRGGRSSVQRGADLRYNMEMTLEEAVRGVERSIKVPTLVACETCDGSGAKPGTSAKICGTCGGQGQVRMQQGFFSVQQTCPTCHGEGKVISDPCTDCHGHGRKEKTKTLNVKIPAGVDTGDRIRLAGEGEAGSHGGPAGDLYVQVHVKDHPIFERDGKHLYCEVPISFVDAALGGELEVPTLDGRVKLKVPAETQTGKMFRLRGKGISPVRGGATGDLLVKVVLETPVKLSNRQKELLREFQDEMDQSNHKHSPKKHGFFDSVKKFFEDMT; this is encoded by the coding sequence ATGTCGAAACGAGATTATTACGAAGTATTGGGTGTGTCCCGCGACTCATCCGATCGCGATATCAAAAAAGCTTTCCGCCGTATGGCGATGAAATATCATCCGGACCGTAATCCGGACGATAAGGAATCCGAAGACAAGTTCAAAGAGGTGAATGAAGCCTACGAAGTCCTGTCTGATGCGCAGAAAAAAGCAGCCTATGATCAGTATGGTCATGCCGGGGTCGACCCGAACATGCGTGGCGGTCATGGTGGCGGTTTCGAAGGAAACTTCTCAGATATCTTCGGTGATGTGTTCGGCGATATCTTCGGTGGCGGTGGTGGCCGTGGCGGCCGTAGTTCCGTGCAGCGCGGTGCTGACCTGCGTTACAACATGGAAATGACGCTGGAAGAAGCGGTCCGTGGTGTAGAGCGCAGCATCAAAGTCCCGACGCTGGTTGCCTGTGAGACCTGTGATGGTTCCGGTGCCAAGCCGGGTACCAGTGCAAAAATCTGTGGAACCTGTGGCGGTCAGGGTCAGGTGCGAATGCAGCAGGGATTCTTCTCTGTGCAGCAGACCTGTCCAACCTGTCATGGCGAAGGTAAAGTAATCAGCGATCCGTGTACCGATTGCCACGGTCATGGCCGTAAAGAGAAAACCAAAACCCTGAACGTCAAAATCCCTGCCGGCGTGGATACCGGTGACCGGATTCGTCTGGCGGGTGAGGGTGAAGCGGGCAGCCACGGCGGGCCGGCCGGTGATCTCTATGTGCAGGTACACGTCAAGGATCACCCGATCTTTGAGCGTGATGGCAAGCATCTGTACTGCGAAGTGCCGATCAGCTTTGTTGATGCAGCACTCGGTGGTGAACTGGAAGTGCCGACGCTGGATGGTCGGGTTAAACTGAAAGTTCCGGCGGAGACCCAGACCGGTAAGATGTTCCGCCTGCGTGGCAAGGGGATCTCTCCGGTACGCGGCGGTGCCACCGGCGATCTGCTGGTGAAGGTGGTGCTCGAAACTCCGGTGAAACTCAGCAACCGGCAGAAAGAACTGCTGCGTGAGTTCCAGGATGAGATGGATCAGAGTAACCACAAGCACAGTCCGAAAAAGCATGGCTTTTTCGATTCTGTGAAGAAGTTCTTTGAAGATATGACCTGA
- the cysE gene encoding serine O-acetyltransferase: MSQNPECPTWLWEEITAEAEREVIEEPVLAGFYHANIIGHQSLCSALAYLLSRKLHDDAVPAVTFRLVIEEVFRDAPEILQAVCADIAAVRTRDPAIDKYATVLLYLKGFHAIQAYRVAHYMWNKGRRSMALYIQSRVSSVLQVDIHPAARIGHGVMFDHATGIVVGETSVIENDVSILQSVTLGGTGKECGDRHPKIREGVMIAAGAKIFGNIEIGAGAKVGGGSVVLDSVPAHTTVVGVPARAVGHPQCDKPALDMDQNVLHDKKK, translated from the coding sequence ATGAGCCAGAATCCAGAATGCCCAACCTGGCTTTGGGAAGAGATTACAGCGGAAGCTGAGCGGGAAGTGATTGAAGAGCCGGTGCTGGCGGGTTTTTATCACGCCAACATTATTGGACATCAGAGCCTCTGCTCCGCATTAGCCTATCTGTTAAGTCGTAAACTGCATGATGATGCGGTGCCGGCGGTGACCTTTCGTCTGGTGATTGAAGAGGTGTTCCGCGATGCACCTGAGATCCTGCAGGCGGTCTGCGCTGATATTGCTGCAGTACGCACCCGTGACCCGGCAATCGATAAATACGCCACCGTGCTCCTCTATCTGAAAGGTTTTCATGCCATTCAGGCCTATCGCGTGGCGCACTACATGTGGAACAAGGGTCGCCGTAGCATGGCGCTGTATATTCAGAGCCGTGTCAGCAGTGTACTGCAGGTGGATATCCATCCTGCAGCGCGGATTGGTCATGGGGTTATGTTCGACCATGCGACCGGTATTGTCGTTGGCGAAACCAGCGTGATCGAAAATGATGTGTCTATTCTTCAGTCCGTTACCCTGGGTGGTACCGGTAAAGAGTGTGGCGATCGTCATCCTAAGATTCGCGAAGGGGTTATGATTGCCGCCGGTGCGAAAATTTTCGGTAATATTGAGATCGGTGCCGGCGCTAAGGTCGGTGGCGGCAGTGTGGTTCTGGACAGTGTTCCTGCGCACACCACGGTGGTAGGTGTGCCGGCGCGTGCTGTGGGTCATCCGCAGTGTGATAAACCCGCGCTGGATATGGATCAGAACGTTCTGCACGATAAGAAAAAATAA
- the dapB gene encoding 4-hydroxy-tetrahydrodipicolinate reductase: MIKVAVTGAAGRMGKANIEAIQMAEGVELGAAIVEPDSSLIGADAGEVAGVGKLGVTIVGSLHEAVADFDVLIDFTAPEVTLENVRFCTTHGKKVVIGTTGLTDAQKQVLEKAAESIAVVFAPNMSVGVNLCFKLLEIAAKALGNDDYDIEVIEAHHRHKVDSPSGTALRMGEVVADALGRDLNECAVYGREGQTGARPRGEIGFETIRAGDVVGDHTVLFGTEGERIEITHKASNRLTFAKGAVRASKWLGDKDKGLFDMQDILGLK, from the coding sequence ATGATTAAAGTGGCAGTGACCGGCGCGGCTGGTCGTATGGGTAAGGCAAATATTGAAGCGATCCAGATGGCCGAAGGCGTTGAGCTGGGCGCTGCGATTGTCGAACCGGATAGTTCCCTGATCGGTGCTGATGCCGGTGAAGTGGCGGGTGTTGGTAAGCTGGGTGTCACCATTGTCGGCTCTCTGCATGAAGCCGTGGCAGACTTTGATGTGCTGATCGACTTCACGGCACCTGAAGTGACGCTGGAAAACGTACGTTTCTGCACCACGCACGGCAAGAAGGTAGTCATTGGTACCACGGGTCTGACGGATGCTCAGAAGCAGGTGCTGGAAAAGGCTGCTGAAAGCATTGCGGTGGTTTTTGCACCGAACATGAGCGTAGGTGTAAACCTCTGTTTCAAACTGCTGGAGATCGCAGCAAAAGCGCTGGGTAACGATGACTACGATATCGAAGTGATTGAAGCGCACCATCGGCATAAGGTGGATTCACCTTCCGGTACGGCGCTGCGCATGGGTGAAGTGGTGGCCGACGCACTGGGACGCGATCTGAACGAATGTGCAGTTTATGGCCGTGAAGGTCAGACTGGCGCTCGTCCGCGTGGTGAGATCGGTTTCGAAACCATCCGGGCCGGTGATGTAGTGGGAGATCACACCGTACTGTTCGGCACTGAGGGTGAGCGCATTGAGATCACTCATAAAGCGAGTAACCGTCTGACGTTTGCCAAAGGCGCTGTACGTGCCAGCAAGTGGCTGGGTGATAAGGACAAGGGCTTATTTGATATGCAGGATATCCTTGGCCTGAAATAA
- a CDS encoding dihydroorotase codes for MNMLIQGGRVIDPANQIDQVTDLYIVDGKVAALGSAPEGVEAGQTIDATGQVVCPGFIDLSAHAREPGPSQKGSIKTEAAAAVAGGVTTMITPPTTSPVVDTSAVAELIRDRCEEAGKMRILPMGALTKGLEGEQLAPMAALASSGCIAFSNSRLPIANSLILMRCLEYAATHDLLVVFQAQDESLARGGCMHDDSTCTRLGLNGIPESAETIEVARCLLLTEQTGVRAHFGQLSCERSVRMIHEARERGLPVTADVAIHNLLLTDECVTGFNNDFHVLPPLRSQLDRAGLIQGVLSGTIQAICSDHQPHERAAKEAPFADTEPGMIGLETLLPLSLLLVEQNILELPQLVEKLTSAPAEIMRLEGGKLSPGSAADITIFDPAMAWELTPESCHSRGKNTPFMNYPLKGRVTHTLFNGELVYQLEGGNA; via the coding sequence ATGAACATGCTTATTCAGGGTGGTCGCGTTATCGACCCGGCCAATCAGATTGATCAGGTCACCGACCTTTACATTGTCGATGGCAAAGTCGCCGCACTGGGTTCTGCCCCGGAAGGCGTTGAAGCCGGACAAACGATTGATGCTACCGGTCAGGTTGTCTGCCCGGGCTTTATCGACCTCAGCGCCCACGCCCGTGAACCCGGCCCTTCGCAGAAAGGCTCCATCAAAACCGAAGCAGCTGCGGCCGTAGCCGGCGGTGTAACCACCATGATCACCCCGCCTACCACCAGTCCGGTTGTGGATACCTCCGCAGTCGCCGAACTGATCCGGGATCGCTGTGAAGAAGCCGGCAAGATGCGCATTCTGCCGATGGGAGCACTGACCAAAGGCCTCGAAGGGGAGCAACTCGCCCCGATGGCTGCACTCGCCTCTTCCGGTTGCATCGCGTTCAGCAACAGTCGCCTGCCGATTGCCAACTCGCTGATTCTGATGCGTTGTCTGGAATACGCGGCAACCCATGATCTGCTGGTGGTGTTTCAGGCTCAGGATGAATCTCTGGCCCGTGGCGGCTGCATGCACGATGACAGCACCTGCACCCGACTCGGTCTGAACGGTATTCCGGAGTCCGCTGAAACAATTGAAGTCGCCCGCTGCCTGCTGCTGACTGAGCAGACCGGCGTTCGCGCCCACTTTGGTCAGCTCTCCTGTGAACGCTCCGTGCGCATGATCCACGAAGCCCGTGAACGCGGCCTGCCGGTCACCGCCGACGTTGCGATTCACAACCTGCTACTGACCGACGAGTGCGTGACCGGTTTCAACAACGATTTCCACGTATTGCCCCCCCTGCGCAGCCAGCTAGACCGTGCCGGCCTGATTCAGGGTGTACTCAGCGGTACGATTCAGGCGATCTGTTCCGATCATCAGCCACACGAGCGTGCGGCCAAAGAAGCACCGTTCGCAGATACCGAACCGGGCATGATCGGCCTCGAAACCCTGCTGCCTCTGTCACTGCTGCTGGTTGAGCAGAACATTCTGGAACTGCCGCAACTGGTAGAAAAACTGACTTCCGCGCCGGCAGAGATCATGCGTCTGGAAGGCGGTAAACTGAGTCCGGGCAGCGCCGCTGACATTACGATCTTTGATCCGGCCATGGCGTGGGAACTGACACCCGAAAGCTGCCATTCCCGGGGCAAAAACACTCCGTTTATGAACTACCCGCTGAAGGGCCGTGTCACTCACACCCTGTTCAACGGCGAACTGGTTTATCAACTGGAAGGCGGTAACGCTTAA
- a CDS encoding aspartate carbamoyltransferase catalytic subunit, with translation MFEPTDPNQIQLTPEGELKHFITTEGLSRELLTEILDTADSFVDMSAKQVKKVPLLRGKTVVNLFFEASTRTLSTFELAAKRLSADVLNLNISTSSTSKGETLKDTLMTLHAMHSDMFVVRHSSSGAAHFIAEHVTPDVAVINAGDGRHAHPTQAMLDMLTIRQAKGEFAPLTVAIVGDILHSRVARSQIHALRTLGVKEIRVIAPNTLLPRHIETLGVKVYTDMLQGIRDVDVVMMLRLQKERMNSALLPSESEFYKLYGLTMDKLALAKPDAVVMHPGPINRGVEIASSVADGDRSLILDQVTNGIAVRMAVMSMAMSGQTKTRANLIQAGES, from the coding sequence ATGTTTGAACCCACCGACCCGAATCAGATTCAACTGACCCCTGAGGGTGAGCTGAAGCACTTTATCACCACGGAAGGTCTCTCCCGTGAGCTGCTGACCGAGATTCTGGATACCGCTGATTCCTTTGTGGATATGAGCGCCAAGCAGGTTAAGAAAGTCCCGCTGCTGCGGGGTAAAACTGTGGTAAACCTGTTTTTTGAAGCCAGCACCCGGACTCTGTCCACTTTTGAACTGGCCGCCAAGCGCTTGTCCGCCGACGTGCTCAACCTGAACATCAGCACCTCGTCGACCTCCAAAGGCGAAACCCTGAAAGACACCCTGATGACCCTGCACGCGATGCACTCTGACATGTTTGTGGTACGTCATTCCAGCAGCGGTGCAGCGCACTTTATTGCCGAACATGTCACACCAGATGTCGCGGTCATCAACGCCGGTGACGGCCGTCATGCACACCCGACACAGGCCATGCTGGATATGCTGACTATCCGTCAGGCGAAAGGCGAATTTGCGCCGCTGACTGTGGCGATTGTCGGTGACATCCTGCACTCCCGTGTGGCCCGCTCACAGATCCACGCACTGCGCACACTGGGCGTTAAAGAGATTCGCGTTATCGCACCTAACACCCTGCTGCCCCGCCATATCGAGACCCTCGGCGTTAAGGTATACACCGATATGCTGCAGGGCATTCGCGACGTCGATGTTGTGATGATGCTGCGCCTGCAGAAGGAGCGTATGAACAGCGCCCTGCTGCCAAGCGAGAGCGAATTCTATAAACTCTACGGCCTGACTATGGATAAACTGGCGCTGGCTAAACCGGACGCGGTGGTGATGCACCCGGGTCCGATCAACCGCGGCGTGGAGATCGCCTCCTCTGTGGCTGATGGTGATCGCTCACTGATTCTGGATCAGGTCACCAACGGTATCGCCGTGCGAATGGCCGTGATGTCCATGGCCATGAGCGGCCAGACCAAAACCCGTGCGAATCTAATCCAGGCTGGAGAGTCATAA
- the pyrR gene encoding bifunctional pyr operon transcriptional regulator/uracil phosphoribosyltransferase PyrR — protein MTSNALNATALLGKMEQELSALLSQGTRPDPMMIGIHTGGVWLAQRLHKALKLESPLGVLDISFHRDDFDQSGLNPRVQPSQLPCTTEGRHIILVDDVIMSGRTIRAAMNELFDYGRPASVTLVTLLDLQQRELPIQADIIGGTLAIDPDQIVKLTGPEPLALEIRNRSAD, from the coding sequence ATGACATCAAACGCACTTAATGCCACCGCCCTGCTGGGCAAGATGGAGCAAGAACTCAGCGCCCTGCTCTCCCAGGGCACGCGCCCGGACCCGATGATGATCGGCATCCACACCGGCGGTGTCTGGCTGGCTCAGCGCCTGCACAAAGCCCTGAAGCTGGAGAGTCCGCTCGGCGTGCTGGATATCTCCTTTCACCGCGACGATTTTGACCAGAGCGGCCTTAACCCCCGGGTGCAGCCCTCGCAGCTTCCCTGCACCACGGAAGGACGGCATATCATTCTGGTCGATGATGTCATCATGAGTGGCCGCACCATTCGCGCCGCCATGAACGAGCTGTTTGATTATGGCCGCCCGGCCTCGGTCACTCTGGTGACCCTGCTTGACCTGCAGCAACGCGAGTTGCCGATTCAGGCGGATATTATTGGCGGCACTCTGGCGATCGACCCTGACCAGATTGTAAAACTGACCGGCCCGGAACCTCTGGCCCTGGAAATTCGTAACCGTTCCGCAGACTGA
- the ruvX gene encoding Holliday junction resolvase RuvX — protein sequence MSNSIEQVLAFDFGTTRIGVAAGQSVTASASPLPPVRARDGIPDWEQLDAMINEWQPHALVIGIPLNMDGTLQDLSHRARKFANRLHERYKTPCFLMDERLSTVAAKEIHFAAGGSNNFKKESVDGIAAQLILESWFNCDIRIPSHTRLEDAYDIKRT from the coding sequence ATGAGCAACAGCATTGAGCAGGTACTGGCCTTCGATTTCGGTACCACACGCATCGGCGTGGCAGCAGGCCAGTCGGTGACGGCCAGCGCATCGCCTCTGCCACCGGTCAGAGCCCGGGACGGCATCCCGGACTGGGAGCAGCTCGACGCCATGATTAACGAGTGGCAACCCCACGCGCTGGTCATCGGCATTCCGTTGAACATGGACGGTACGCTTCAGGATCTGTCACACCGCGCGCGTAAATTTGCCAACCGTCTGCATGAGCGCTACAAAACCCCCTGTTTTTTAATGGATGAACGCCTCTCCACTGTCGCCGCCAAGGAGATTCACTTTGCCGCGGGCGGCAGTAACAATTTTAAGAAAGAGTCGGTAGACGGGATTGCTGCCCAACTGATTCTGGAAAGCTGGTTCAACTGCGACATCCGCATTCCGAGCCATACCCGTTTGGAGGATGCCTATGACATCAAACGCACTTAA
- a CDS encoding YqgE/AlgH family protein → MSSPCYSLRNQFLISMPHLNDQNFSQTVTYICDHSEYGAMGLVVNRPVGITLAELCDHLEIPCPSIANQQQEIYSGGPVRSDRGYVLHRSGHPEEWPGSHCVADDIYLSTSIDAIEAAAEGRFNHDYLVALGCAGWSPGQLEQEISDNVWLSCPANSDILFGIPAGDRLQAAASILGVNLDLLTAHPGHA, encoded by the coding sequence ATGAGCTCCCCGTGCTACAGCCTGCGTAATCAGTTCCTCATCTCGATGCCTCACCTCAACGACCAGAACTTCTCCCAGACGGTCACCTACATCTGCGACCACAGCGAGTACGGCGCTATGGGGCTGGTGGTCAACCGGCCGGTAGGTATCACCCTTGCAGAATTGTGCGACCATCTCGAAATCCCCTGCCCCTCTATCGCCAACCAGCAGCAGGAGATATACAGCGGCGGCCCTGTGCGCAGCGACCGGGGCTATGTGCTTCACCGCTCCGGCCATCCGGAGGAGTGGCCCGGCAGTCACTGTGTCGCGGATGACATCTACCTGAGCACCTCCATCGATGCGATTGAAGCCGCAGCCGAGGGCCGTTTTAACCATGATTATCTGGTTGCACTGGGCTGTGCGGGCTGGAGCCCGGGGCAGTTAGAACAGGAGATCAGCGACAATGTCTGGTTAAGCTGCCCGGCAAATTCGGATATACTATTCGGCATTCCGGCTGGGGATCGTTTACAGGCAGCCGCATCCATTCTGGGCGTAAACCTCGATCTGCTGACCGCCCACCCAGGACACGCCTGA
- a CDS encoding energy transducer TonB, which translates to MNTAVSSTATATERFGFTLFFATALHAVAIIGISFTTETKVPPQRTIEVTLAQFQEEKAPEKADFIAQSNQQGSGRSEEKLLPSTPQKASIQDSKINHTAPAQPLANAPVQQAQPAPATAKQDAPEKAPVSQPKKRPEKKVVTSTKAKQHQAADQTQQRKTSQRKPQETAGATSLLARSLKMASLQAELDAHREMEAKRPRVKRLTSASTQKREDAQYLNNWRKKIEKVGNLNYPEEARRNKLYGSLRLLVAIEPDGSVRSVEILESSGQPVLDDAAIRIVRLAAPFQPFPLEMRKSTDILEIIRTWKFEKKARVY; encoded by the coding sequence GTGAATACCGCTGTATCCTCCACTGCTACCGCCACCGAAAGGTTTGGCTTTACGCTGTTTTTCGCGACCGCGCTGCATGCGGTCGCGATCATTGGTATCAGCTTTACAACGGAAACTAAAGTCCCGCCACAACGCACCATTGAAGTGACTCTGGCCCAGTTTCAGGAGGAAAAAGCGCCGGAGAAAGCCGATTTCATCGCCCAGTCGAACCAACAGGGCAGCGGCCGCAGCGAAGAGAAACTGCTGCCTTCAACCCCGCAGAAAGCCTCGATTCAGGACAGCAAGATCAATCACACCGCGCCCGCTCAGCCGCTGGCCAATGCGCCGGTACAGCAAGCCCAGCCGGCACCGGCTACCGCCAAGCAGGACGCGCCGGAAAAAGCGCCTGTAAGCCAGCCGAAAAAGCGCCCCGAGAAAAAAGTTGTTACCAGCACCAAAGCCAAACAGCATCAGGCTGCCGACCAGACTCAGCAACGTAAAACCAGCCAGCGTAAGCCACAGGAAACGGCCGGCGCAACCTCACTGCTGGCACGCAGTCTGAAGATGGCCAGCCTGCAGGCCGAGCTGGACGCGCACCGGGAGATGGAAGCCAAACGCCCCCGCGTCAAACGACTCACCTCCGCCTCCACGCAGAAGCGTGAAGATGCCCAATACCTCAACAACTGGCGCAAAAAAATCGAAAAAGTCGGCAACCTGAATTACCCGGAAGAAGCACGCCGCAACAAACTCTACGGCAGCCTGCGGTTGCTGGTTGCAATCGAACCGGACGGCTCGGTACGCAGTGTTGAGATTCTGGAATCCTCCGGCCAGCCGGTACTGGATGATGCTGCCATTCGCATCGTCCGCCTCGCCGCACCGTTCCAGCCGTTCCCGCTCGAGATGAGAAAAAGTACGGACATTCTGGAGATTATTCGTACCTGGAAGTTTGAGAAAAAAGCCCGGGTATACTAA
- the gshB gene encoding glutathione synthase yields MAIKLGIVMDPIDHISFKKDSSLAMLWAAQQKGWELWYMEQHHLFSLNGKAQASMAPLQVAMDPDNWFRRDEYQTRDLADLDVILMRKDPPFDNEFIYTTYLLEQAEMEGTLIVNKPQSLRDYNEKLFATHFPQCCPPVLVSRDEQQLRKFHREQGDVIFKPLDGMGGSQIYRIKEDGLNLGVIIETLTNHGQQTIMAQKFIPEIVDGDKRILLVDGEPVPYGLARIPTNGETRGNLAAGGRGEGRELTERDYWICEQIAPTLKEKGLLFVGLDVIGDYLTEINVTSPTCIRELNDQYGLDIGMQLMDAIESRLTAR; encoded by the coding sequence ATGGCAATTAAACTTGGCATCGTGATGGACCCGATCGATCACATCAGTTTCAAAAAGGACAGTTCGCTGGCCATGCTATGGGCTGCGCAGCAGAAAGGCTGGGAGCTGTGGTACATGGAACAGCACCACCTGTTCTCACTCAACGGTAAGGCTCAGGCCAGCATGGCACCGCTACAGGTTGCCATGGACCCGGACAACTGGTTCCGGCGCGATGAATACCAGACCCGCGATCTGGCGGATCTGGATGTGATCCTGATGCGCAAAGACCCACCGTTTGATAACGAATTTATCTACACCACCTACCTGCTGGAACAGGCAGAGATGGAAGGCACCCTGATCGTTAACAAACCGCAGAGCCTGCGCGATTACAACGAGAAGCTGTTTGCCACTCACTTCCCCCAGTGCTGCCCGCCGGTACTGGTCAGCCGTGATGAACAGCAGTTGCGTAAGTTCCATCGCGAGCAGGGCGACGTGATTTTCAAACCGCTGGACGGTATGGGCGGCTCCCAGATCTACCGTATAAAAGAAGACGGACTGAATCTGGGCGTGATTATCGAAACCCTGACCAACCATGGCCAGCAGACGATTATGGCGCAGAAGTTTATTCCGGAGATCGTGGACGGCGACAAACGCATTCTGCTGGTCGATGGCGAACCGGTGCCTTACGGTCTGGCACGTATTCCGACCAACGGCGAGACCCGGGGCAACCTCGCTGCCGGAGGTCGTGGCGAAGGTCGTGAACTGACTGAACGCGACTACTGGATCTGCGAACAGATCGCTCCCACCCTGAAGGAAAAGGGATTATTGTTTGTAGGACTGGACGTAATCGGCGATTATCTCACTGAGATCAATGTCACCAGCCCGACCTGTATCCGCGAACTGAACGATCAGTACGGGCTGGATATCGGCATGCAACTGATGGATGCCATCGAGTCCCGCCTGACGGCTCGCTGA